AATACAGTTGATCGTTTCAACTCTAAATACAACGATATATTAACAAAACCAGAAATTCATATGCCAAAATTCGGTGCACGTATTATGAGTCTACAAGATCCAACTAAGAAAATGAGTAAAAGTGATGATAATCAAAAGAACTTTATTTCACTGTTAGACGAACCAAACGTTGCTGCTAAAAAAATTAAAAGCGCAGTTACAGATTCTGATGGTATCGTAAAATACGATAAAGAAAACAAACCAGGTATCAGTAACTTACTCGTTATATATTCAAGTCTTACAAATAAAACAGTTGAAGAACTTGAAGTAGCATATGAAGGAAAAGGTTATGGCGACTTCAAAGGCGACTTAGCTGAAGTAGTGAAACAATTCCTTTTAACTTTCCAAGAAAAATTCAACTATTTCTATGAAAATAAAGACGTATTAGATGAAATCTTAGATCAAGGTAGAGACAAAGCAAGTTTCGTTGCAAATAAAACACTTAAAAAGATGGAAAACGCAATGGGATTAGGACGTAAAAGAAAATAGTAAATATTAAAACGACTTGGATGAAAAAATCCAAGTCGTTTTTTTGTTGTCGACATCCCTATTTTATAATGAAAGATGTTCTAACGGGATTGTTTCTCAGAACTATCTCGTTAGCGCTTTGAACACTAACTTTTTTCATGATTTTTCACCTAAAAGCAGGATTTTTCCCCGCTAACGGGATTGTTTTCACTTTCTATCTCGTTAGATTTTCTAACAGGATTGTTTCCTAAAACTATCTCGTTAGCGCGTTGAACACTAACTTTTTTCATGATTTTTCACCTAAAAACAGGATTTTTCCCCGCTAACGGGATTGTTTTTACTTTCTATCTCGTTAGAATTTTTAACGGGATTGTTTTCACTTTCTATCTCGTTAGATTTTCTAACAGGATTGTTTCCTAAAACTATCTCGTTAGCGCGTTATACATAGTATTTTTTAGCGCTGACTCCTGCGGGAACAGCATGATTCGAAGACTACAGGCTGAGAACATGCCCGCGGAAAGCATGCGCAAAAAATACTAATAAATATTAAAACGAGGCTGGGACATAATATATGTCTCAGCCTCGTTTGAGTTTCTTGGCAGTAGATGACTGAGTTAAAAATGCGCTTGTATCAAGCTTTTTTCAACTCTAGTCATCCTTGCCGGGGCGAGATACGAAATCTTTTTTTGTAAATTAGATTTCTGTCCCGCTCCCGTTTTTTTGTTCTCATATATTATTTCTCAATATAGGCTTCTTTTAATGTTGTCACACCACCAAATTGATGATTCACGACATTTTTAACATTTGATTTCTGCATTTGTGCTACCCCAACTTGATAAAGTGGAACAATGCCCGCTTCATTTAACAACATACCTTCTGCACGCTGTAATTCAGATAATCGTTTATCAGGGTTACTCGCTAATGTTGAATCTGCTGCTTTTATAATACTGTCATATGATTTATTAGACCATCCTGTATTATTGTGAGATCCATCAGTTACATATAATTCTAGGAATGTCATTGGATCTGGATAATCCGGAATCCAATTCTCTAGTGACATTTCATATTCCCCTTTTGAAACAACATCTAATTTTTGTTTAAATGGTTGTTGTTTGATTTTAATTGTAACGCCAGGTAGATTTTTTTCTAATTGCTCTTTAAAGTACTCTGCATCTCTTTTAGCTGTATCTTTATCATAAGTCATTAACTCTATTGTGAACTTATCTTTTCCTAATGCTTTTTTAGCTTTTTCAAAATGCGCTTTCGCTTCTTTTACGTTGTATTGATTTTTATTTTTTACGCCATCTTGATATTCTTTGCCTTTACTATCTTTCACAAAACCTTTTGGTACAAAATTATCTGCTGCTATTGAACCATTATTTAAATTATTTTTCACATATGCTTCTTTATCAATCGCTTTCGCAAATGCTAATCTAAAGTCTTTATTCTTAAATTCTGGAACGGTATCTTCATTTAATTTGAAGTAATATGTCACTGTTCCTAATTCTGTACTAAATTCTTTCTTATCTTTATATTTCTTAACTTGTTCTGCTGGGACATCTACAATATCCAATTTATTCGTTTCATATAAATTCATCGCTGTTGATGCTTCTTTGACGACTTGGTAGTTCACTTTATTTAATTTCACTTTACCTTTATCCCAATATTCATCATTTTTAGTTAAAGTTACTTTATCATCTGGTTTCCATTGTGACATTTTAAATGGTCCATTATAAAGTGTAGATTTTACAGTAGTTCCATACTTATCGCCTTGTTTTTCAACGAATTTTTTATTTTGAGGCATAAATGTTCCAAATGATAATAACTCTTTGTAATATGGTAGTGATTTTGTTAGCTCAAATTCTAAAGTATGATCGTCTATTGCTTTAACCCCTAAATCTTCCGGTTTTTTCTTACCCGTATTAATTGCTTCAGCATTTTTAATATCGAATAAAATGTATGCATATTCAGATGCTGTATCTGGGTCTACAACTTTTCTCCAAGCATACACAAAATCATTTGCAGTAACTGGATCACCATTTGACCATTTCGCATCATCTCTTAATTTAACTGTCCATTTTTTACCGTCATTTGTAATTTTCGGTTCGCCTTTAGCAACTGCCGGAATGGCCTTATCATCTTTATCTAATGTATATAACCCTTCCATCGTTTGGAAGAACATATCAAATGATAATCCATCTGTAGCCATTGCCGAATCCATAGTAGGAACATCCCCATTGATTTGTAAATCAAGCGTTTCATCGCTCTTACTGTCTTTCTTTCCTCCACCTGAAGAACACGCACTTAGTACTAATACCGCCGTTAACATGATTGCCATGAACTTTAAAAATTTAGACATATGACTCATCCCCCTTATATTTTAAATACTGAAATTACTTTTGAACTGAAGCATGTTTCAAATCAGTATCTCCACCAAATTGGTGTCTTTCAATGCCTTTAACATAGTCTTGAGTCAGTCTTGCATTACCTTGTTGATAGATCGGCACAACTACCGCTTCATCTAGCAATAATGATTCTGCATCTTGCATTGTACTAATACGTTCTTGCTCTTTATTTAATAGTGCATGTCCTGCTTCATTGATTTTCTTATCATATTCTTTATTTTTCCAACCTGTTTCATTCATTACATTGTCACTCGTAAATAATTCTAAGAATGTCATCGCATCTGGGTAATCAGGGCCCCATCTACCAAATGAAATTTGATAATCCATCTTTTCTTCTAGTTTTAATTTTTGTTTGTAAGGTTGTTGTTTCACTTTAATTGTTACGCCCGGTAAATTCTGTTCAATTTGTTCTTTGAAGTATTCTGCATCTTTTTTCGCATTATCTTGATCGTAAGTTAATAATTCAAAAGTGAATTTATCTTTGCCAAGTGATTTTTTAGCTGCTTCTAAATGTTTCTTAGCTGCTTTTTTATCGAATTTATTTTCAGATTTCACGCCTTTAACGTAATCTTCACCTTTCGTATCTTTAACAAATTCTGTTGGCACTAGTGTATTCGCTGCTTTTGAACCATTATTTAAATTACTCTTAACGTATTGGTCTTTATCAATCGATTGTGCGATTGCCATTCTTAAATCTTTATTTTTAAATTCAGGTACATCTTTTTGATTCAATCTCATGAAGTACACTCTTGCTTCAAGCTCCGTATTATAAGCTTTATCTTTTTTATATTTATTAACGTTTTCAGCTGGGATTAAAGTTTCATCCACATCGTCTGCGTTATACATATTTAATGCAGTTTGAGGCTCTTTCACTACTTTATAATTTACTGCGTCTAATTTCACATTACCTTTATCCCAGTAATGTTTATTCTTTATTAATGTGTAACGATCTTCCGTTTTCCAACTTGATAAAGTAAATGGTCCATTGTATAGCGTGTCTTTTGCTGTTGTACCGTATTTCTCACCTTTATCTTTGGCAAACTTCTCGTTTTGAGGTAAGAATGAACCAAATGTTAATAACTCTTGATAATATGGTAACTCACGATTCAATTTGATTTCTAAAGTATGATCATCAATTGCTTTCACACCTAATTCACTAGGCTTTTTCTTTCCATTATTAATGTCTTCTGCGTTCTTAATATCAAACATAATAAATGCATATTCAGAAGCTGTCTTTGGATCTACAAGTTTACGCCAAGCATATACAAAATCTTGTGCTGTCACATCATCACCATTAGACCACTTTGCATCTCGTAGTTTAATAGTCCAAGTCAGCCCATCATCTGACTTTTCAGGATCAGACTTCGCAATGCCAGGTATCGCCTTATCATTCTTATCTAACTTGTACAAACCCTCCATCGTATTATTTAATGTATCAAAAGAAACTGCATCTGTTGCTAATGTCGAATCCATGGATGGTATATCAGATATAGAAATTAAACGTAACTTTTTGCCATCCCCTGCAGAAGAGCTACTGTTATCCTTTCCACCACCACTACATGCTGATAAAACCAACACTAATGATAACAATACGAGTACTTGCCACCTCAAATATTTCTTGTTCATACACATTTCCCCTTATTCGATTTTTGAAAATTCAGTCATTTTCTGAACTTTCTTTAATTATAAAGATAATTTCAATTTGACGCAACATAACTTTAAATTATATGAATAGAATATATTTTTTGTTTATTACATTAACTTTTGTAATTAATCAAGATTTTTAGTAGGCTATGTTCGCTCTAACGAGATTGTTTCCTAAAACTATCTCGTTAGTGAGTTATTTTCTCATTTTTTGTAATTAATCAGGATTTTTCGTGGGCTTTGTTCGCTCTAACGAGATTGTTTTTACTTTCTATCTCGTTAGATTTTCTAACAGGATTGTTTCCCATAACTATCTCGTTAGCCATGCTCAATGTTGCTTGTCAGCCTTCACTTGCAATGTTCAGC
The Mammaliicoccus sp. Dog046 genome window above contains:
- the trpS gene encoding tryptophan--tRNA ligase, whose product is METLFSGIQPSGIPTLGNYIGALNQFNQIQHDYDCYFCIVDQHAITVPQDRLKLRENIRKLAAIYLASGIDHKKATLFIQSEVPAHIQAGWILTTITSVGELERMTQYKDKAQKQTQGIPAGLLTYPPLMAADIVLYNTNIVPVGEDQKQHLELTRNTVDRFNSKYNDILTKPEIHMPKFGARIMSLQDPTKKMSKSDDNQKNFISLLDEPNVAAKKIKSAVTDSDGIVKYDKENKPGISNLLVIYSSLTNKTVEELEVAYEGKGYGDFKGDLAEVVKQFLLTFQEKFNYFYENKDVLDEILDQGRDKASFVANKTLKKMENAMGLGRKRK
- a CDS encoding peptide ABC transporter substrate-binding protein; this translates as MSKFLKFMAIMLTAVLVLSACSSGGGKKDSKSDETLDLQINGDVPTMDSAMATDGLSFDMFFQTMEGLYTLDKDDKAIPAVAKGEPKITNDGKKWTVKLRDDAKWSNGDPVTANDFVYAWRKVVDPDTASEYAYILFDIKNAEAINTGKKKPEDLGVKAIDDHTLEFELTKSLPYYKELLSFGTFMPQNKKFVEKQGDKYGTTVKSTLYNGPFKMSQWKPDDKVTLTKNDEYWDKGKVKLNKVNYQVVKEASTAMNLYETNKLDIVDVPAEQVKKYKDKKEFSTELGTVTYYFKLNEDTVPEFKNKDFRLAFAKAIDKEAYVKNNLNNGSIAADNFVPKGFVKDSKGKEYQDGVKNKNQYNVKEAKAHFEKAKKALGKDKFTIELMTYDKDTAKRDAEYFKEQLEKNLPGVTIKIKQQPFKQKLDVVSKGEYEMSLENWIPDYPDPMTFLELYVTDGSHNNTGWSNKSYDSIIKAADSTLASNPDKRLSELQRAEGMLLNEAGIVPLYQVGVAQMQKSNVKNVVNHQFGGVTTLKEAYIEK
- a CDS encoding peptide ABC transporter substrate-binding protein → MNKKYLRWQVLVLLSLVLVLSACSGGGKDNSSSSAGDGKKLRLISISDIPSMDSTLATDAVSFDTLNNTMEGLYKLDKNDKAIPGIAKSDPEKSDDGLTWTIKLRDAKWSNGDDVTAQDFVYAWRKLVDPKTASEYAFIMFDIKNAEDINNGKKKPSELGVKAIDDHTLEIKLNRELPYYQELLTFGSFLPQNEKFAKDKGEKYGTTAKDTLYNGPFTLSSWKTEDRYTLIKNKHYWDKGNVKLDAVNYKVVKEPQTALNMYNADDVDETLIPAENVNKYKKDKAYNTELEARVYFMRLNQKDVPEFKNKDLRMAIAQSIDKDQYVKSNLNNGSKAANTLVPTEFVKDTKGEDYVKGVKSENKFDKKAAKKHLEAAKKSLGKDKFTFELLTYDQDNAKKDAEYFKEQIEQNLPGVTIKVKQQPYKQKLKLEEKMDYQISFGRWGPDYPDAMTFLELFTSDNVMNETGWKNKEYDKKINEAGHALLNKEQERISTMQDAESLLLDEAVVVPIYQQGNARLTQDYVKGIERHQFGGDTDLKHASVQK